ATTAGCAGAGGTGACAGGTAGAACTGATATTCACAGGTTCTCGGCGAATATCAGCTAAATTTTGAACCCTCACTACCCTCCCTCTCTCCTTGCTCTGATGCTCTCTCGGATTGTGATATTGAATTTCACAAAGGCTACTGGTAGCacgcaaatcttttttttttttagaaatctaGTATTAGACTGTTAGTTTCTTGATGGTTTCAAGGAAATTCAACTGCCAACCTATTTTCTGTACCCATCCCCGGTGTGTCTTTCTCTTCAATTCTCACATTGAATGAGAGGTCGCTCTGGATGTGAATTGTCATGGGCCCTATGAGCAAATCATAAGGGATCCGGTGTCAAATTCTTGGTTGAACAacaatcacacaaataaaactcctcAGTTCAGTGTCTAatttaagcaaaaaaaaaaaaaaaaactatgatcACATAGCGGCGAAGAGCTCGTCCATGTCCTCCAAGCTCCGCCCGCTAGTCTCTGGCAGCTGCAAGTACACGAACACGAACGCGGCTGCTGCCACACCAGCATACAGGAAGAAGCACCCGGGCATGGTGATCCAGTCGGCGAGAGAGATGAAAGTCATGGTCACCAATGCACACGTCACCCGGTTCACCGCCGTGCCAAGGCTGGTGCCTTGCGCGCGCAGCCGCAGCGGGATGATCTCCGAGCTGTACGCGGGCGCCAGCGGCCCGAACCCCACCGAGAACGCGGCCACGAAGGCCAGCACCGACGTGACGCACGCCGCCGTGCTTACCGTGGACGTGGCACCGGCGCAGAGCGTCAGGGCCAAAGAGGCCAGCGTCACCGCACTACCGGCGGCGCTGGCGAGGAGAAGCGGGCGCCGGCCGATGCGGTCGGAGAAGAGCGTCGCAACGAGGATGAAGCATGTCTTGACCACCCCTACGGCGATGGCGGCGCCGAGGATGGCGCTGTTCGATGACATGCCGGACTTCTGGAACACCAACGGGCTGTACAGCACGATGGCGTCGATGCCGGACGCTTGCTGGAAGAACAGCACGCCGACCACGCAGACGAGGATCCGGCGCACGCTTTTCGTCGGCCGCAACAGCATCTCCTTCCacacgccgccgctgctgccggcTGCCCGCGGCGCCTCGACGGCTTGCTTGATCTCCTGGAGGCGGAGGTCGGCCTCCGCTGGGGTGTCCGAGGTGCGCACGAGCACGGTGCGCGCCTCCCCGTAGCGCCCGCGCATCATCAGCCACCGCGGCGACTCCGGCATGGCCAGCACCCCCGCGGCGAGGAACACCGGTGGGAGTGCGCCGACGGCGAACATGACGCGCCAGCCGGTGTGCACTGGCAGGCCGGCGAACGCGTAGTTCGACACGTAGCTAAGCAAGATGCCGACGTTGATAAACATCTGCACGATCGCGAGCATACGTACGTACATCAGCCAAAGAGCTAGCTAGCTGAAAAGAGGAACCACAACCACAACGATGCCGGCACATATATATACGTGCGTACGTCTAGCAAGGACGACAGGACGCCGCGCGTGGACGCCGGCGAGATCTCGGCGTTGTACACCGGCGCGACGATCCAGGAGTCAATTggtcgtcgtcggcggcggctgctgcttctTATTCTTAAGCTTGCGGTAGTCGTAGAGGACGAGAACCGCGCAAAAAACGACGAGTGTGGGGACGAGCAGCATGACGACTTTGGTGGAGGTACCCCACTTGCGAGCGCTGCCGGCGGCGTAGGCTACGAGGAGGGCGAGCACGTCCAGCAGCATGGCGGTGTGCATCGGCCAGAGTTGGAGGTACCCCACTTGCGAGCGCTGCCGGCGGCAAGACCCTGCAGTATCATCCGCAGCATCATCGCCGCCCTGCTGCTGCCCAGCATTCTTCCCACCCTGCAGTATCATCCGCAGCAGC
This sequence is a window from Miscanthus floridulus cultivar M001 chromosome 10, ASM1932011v1, whole genome shotgun sequence. Protein-coding genes within it:
- the LOC136485531 gene encoding polyol transporter 5-like, whose product is MFINVGILLSYVSNYAFAGLPVHTGWRVMFAVGALPPVFLAAGVLAMPESPRWLMMRGRYGEARTVLVRTSDTPAEADLRLQEIKQAVEAPRAAGSSGGVWKEMLLRPTKSVRRILVCVVGVLFFQQASGIDAIVLYSPLVFQKSGMSSNSAILGAAIAVGVVKTCFILVATLFSDRIGRRPLLLASAAGSAVTLASLALTLCAGATSTVSTAACVTSVLAFVAAFSVGFGPLAPAYSSEIIPLRLRAQGTSLGTAVNRVTCALVTMTFISLADWITMPGCFFLYAGVAAAAFVFVYLQLPETSGRSLEDMDELFAAM